In Streptomyces sp. NBC_01717, one DNA window encodes the following:
- a CDS encoding ABC transporter ATP-binding protein: MLLEVRDLHVEFHTRDGVAKAVNGVNYSVAEGETLAVLGESGSGKSVTAQAIMGILDMPPGKISSGEIIFKGRDLLKLKADERRKIRGQEMAMIFQDALSSLNPVLSVGDQLGEMFVVHRGMSRKDARLKAIELMDRVRIPAAKERVGNYPHQFSGGMRQRIMIAMAMALEPSLIIADEPTTALDVTVQAQVMDLLAELQRELNMGLILITHDLGVVADVADYIAVMYAGRIVESAPVHEIYKAPAHPYTKGLLQSIPRLDQKGQELYAIKGLPPNLLHIPPGCAFNPRCPLAQDICRGEVPPLFEVAQHRESACYFWKETLDAR; this comes from the coding sequence ATGTTGCTCGAAGTGCGCGATCTGCACGTGGAGTTCCACACCCGGGACGGGGTGGCCAAAGCCGTCAACGGCGTCAACTACTCGGTGGCCGAGGGCGAGACGCTCGCCGTCCTCGGCGAGTCCGGCTCCGGAAAGTCGGTCACGGCACAGGCGATCATGGGCATTCTCGACATGCCGCCGGGGAAGATCAGCAGTGGCGAGATCATCTTCAAGGGCCGCGATCTGCTGAAGCTCAAGGCCGACGAGCGCCGGAAGATCCGCGGCCAGGAGATGGCCATGATCTTCCAGGACGCGCTGTCGTCCCTCAACCCCGTGCTCAGCGTGGGGGACCAGCTCGGCGAGATGTTCGTCGTGCACCGAGGGATGTCCCGCAAGGACGCCAGGCTGAAGGCCATCGAGCTGATGGACCGGGTCCGCATCCCGGCCGCGAAGGAACGCGTCGGGAACTACCCGCACCAGTTCTCCGGCGGCATGCGCCAGCGCATCATGATCGCCATGGCGATGGCGCTGGAACCCTCGCTGATCATCGCGGACGAACCCACCACCGCCCTCGATGTGACCGTCCAGGCCCAGGTGATGGACCTGCTCGCCGAGCTCCAGCGCGAGCTCAACATGGGACTCATCCTGATCACCCACGACCTGGGTGTGGTCGCTGACGTCGCCGACTACATCGCCGTGATGTACGCGGGCCGGATCGTGGAGTCGGCCCCCGTCCACGAGATCTACAAGGCGCCTGCCCACCCGTACACCAAGGGCCTCCTCCAGTCGATCCCACGGCTGGACCAGAAGGGCCAGGAGCTGTACGCGATCAAGGGGCTGCCGCCCAACCTGCTGCACATCCCGCCCGGCTGCGCCTTCAACCCGCGTTGCCCGCTGGCCCAGGACATCTGCCGCGGCGAGGTACCGCCGCTGTTCGAGGTGGCCCAGCACCGCGAGAGCGCCTGCTACTTCTGGAAGGAGACGCTCGATGCACGCTGA
- a CDS encoding ABC transporter permease, with product MGRYVIRRLLQMIPVFFGTTLLIFLMVNVMGDPIAGLCGDRQCDPATAAQLRSEFGLDKPVWQQYATYMGNVFTGDFGTAFNGQKVTELMGTAFPITIRLTIVAIVFEVVIGITLGVVTGLRRGRPVDTTVLILTLVVISIPTFVTGLLLQLLLGVEWGVIKPSVSPEAPFNELLVPGLVLASVSLAYVTRLTRTSIAENARADYVRTATAKGLPRRRVVLRHLLRNSLIPVVTFIGTDVGALMGGAIVTERIFNIHGVGYQLYQGILRQNSQTVVGFVTVLVLVFLAANLIVDLLYAVLDPRIRYA from the coding sequence ATGGGACGTTATGTGATCCGGCGGCTGCTGCAGATGATTCCGGTCTTCTTCGGCACCACGCTGCTGATCTTCCTCATGGTGAACGTGATGGGCGACCCCATCGCGGGTCTCTGCGGCGATCGCCAGTGCGATCCTGCGACCGCAGCCCAGCTCCGCTCGGAATTCGGCCTCGATAAGCCGGTCTGGCAGCAGTACGCCACCTACATGGGCAATGTCTTCACCGGCGACTTCGGCACCGCGTTCAACGGCCAGAAGGTCACCGAGCTGATGGGCACCGCCTTCCCCATCACCATCCGGCTCACCATCGTCGCGATCGTCTTCGAGGTCGTCATCGGCATCACCCTCGGCGTCGTCACCGGCCTGCGCCGGGGCCGGCCCGTCGACACCACGGTGCTGATCCTGACCCTGGTCGTCATCTCCATCCCGACCTTCGTCACCGGTCTGCTGCTCCAGCTCCTCCTCGGCGTGGAGTGGGGCGTCATCAAACCCTCCGTCTCCCCGGAGGCGCCGTTCAACGAACTCCTCGTCCCCGGACTCGTCCTCGCCTCGGTCTCCCTGGCGTACGTCACCCGGCTCACCCGGACCTCGATCGCCGAGAACGCCCGCGCCGACTACGTCCGTACCGCCACCGCCAAGGGTCTCCCCAGGCGCCGGGTCGTCCTCCGGCACCTGCTGCGCAACTCGCTGATCCCCGTCGTCACCTTCATCGGTACGGACGTGGGCGCCCTGATGGGCGGGGCGATCGTCACGGAGCGCATCTTCAACATCCACGGCGTCGGCTACCAGCTTTACCAGGGCATCCTGCGCCAGAACTCCCAGACCGTCGTCGGGTTCGTCACCGTCCTGGTCCTCGTCTTCCTGGCGGCCAACCTGATCGTCGACCTCTTGTACGCCGTACTCGACCCGAGGATCCGCTATGCCTGA
- a CDS encoding ABC transporter permease, which translates to MTIPTPHTTAPLEVVDAKALPTPDPSAPKGGEGRSPGKLAWRRFKRDRTGMISAYVVIAFFVVALCAPLIAKLYGKDPYTTYGQNDTSLLDDFGSPVLPNGGISGDFWFGIEPGLGRDVFTFLLYAMRNSLLIAAATTLLVTAIGIAIGITAGYLGGKTDYLVGRVIDILLAFPSTLFFIAFWPVMISILVSPEENTPVWLTVVSLISVMTAFGWASIARLLRGEVLALREREFIEAAKVTGASPARIIFKELLPNLWTPILIQATLALPAYVTAEAGLAFLGVGLTSPTPDWGVMIQRGSDVYQSDITFMLFPGVTMVIFVIAFNLLGDSVRDALDPKTKR; encoded by the coding sequence ATGACGATTCCAACCCCGCACACAACCGCTCCTCTTGAGGTAGTGGATGCGAAGGCGTTGCCGACGCCGGATCCTTCGGCTCCCAAGGGCGGCGAGGGCCGTTCGCCGGGGAAGTTGGCCTGGCGGCGCTTCAAGCGCGACCGCACCGGCATGATTTCGGCCTACGTGGTCATCGCCTTCTTCGTGGTGGCCCTCTGCGCCCCCCTGATCGCCAAGCTGTACGGCAAGGATCCGTACACGACCTACGGCCAGAACGACACGAGCCTGCTCGACGACTTCGGCTCCCCGGTCCTGCCCAACGGCGGTATCAGCGGCGACTTCTGGTTCGGCATCGAGCCCGGACTCGGCCGGGACGTCTTCACGTTCCTGCTCTACGCCATGCGTAACTCGCTGCTCATCGCCGCGGCCACGACACTGCTGGTGACGGCGATCGGAATCGCCATCGGCATCACGGCGGGCTATCTCGGCGGGAAGACCGACTACCTCGTCGGCCGGGTCATCGACATCCTGCTGGCTTTCCCCTCCACGCTCTTCTTCATCGCCTTCTGGCCGGTGATGATCTCGATCCTGGTCTCACCGGAGGAGAACACCCCGGTCTGGCTGACCGTCGTCAGTCTCATCTCGGTGATGACCGCCTTCGGCTGGGCGTCCATCGCGCGTCTGCTGCGCGGCGAGGTACTCGCCCTGCGCGAGCGCGAGTTCATCGAGGCGGCCAAGGTCACCGGCGCATCGCCGGCGCGGATCATCTTCAAGGAACTGCTTCCCAACCTCTGGACGCCGATCCTCATCCAGGCGACGCTCGCGCTGCCCGCATACGTCACGGCCGAGGCGGGCCTCGCCTTCCTCGGTGTCGGGCTCACCTCCCCGACACCCGACTGGGGCGTGATGATCCAGCGCGGATCGGACGTCTACCAGAGCGACATCACGTTCATGCTCTTCCCCGGCGTCACCATGGTGATCTTCGTGATCGCCTTCAACCTCCTGGGCGACTCGGTGCGTGACGCACTGGACCCGAAGACCAAGCGCTGA
- a CDS encoding ABC transporter ATP-binding protein → MHAEQGSVRTGGEPILEVRDLVKHYPLTQGILFKKQVGAVKAVDGVSFQLAAGETLGIVGESGCGKSTVARMLVHLEQPTAGSIKYKGEDITKLSGRALKAVRRNIQMVFQDPYTSLNPRMTVGDIIGEPYEIHPEVAPKSDRRRKVQDLLDVVGLNPEYINRYPHQFSGGQRQRIGIARGLALNPEIIVADEPVSALDVSVQAQVINLLDRLQAEFNLSYVFIAHDLSIVRHISDRVGVMYLGRFAEIGTDEQIYDHPTHPYTQALLSAVPVPDPMAREHRERIILHGDVPSPANPPSGCRFRTRCWKAQERCALEVPLLAVPAVFRLTDTPAHHDSACHFAEEKQVVPPAEEPADEPAEELDGPGEGPEEPEEPGEPGTGPRIR, encoded by the coding sequence ATGCACGCTGAGCAGGGGAGCGTCCGCACGGGCGGCGAACCCATTCTGGAGGTCCGCGACCTCGTCAAGCACTATCCGCTGACCCAGGGAATCCTGTTCAAGAAGCAGGTCGGTGCGGTCAAGGCGGTCGACGGCGTCTCCTTCCAACTGGCCGCGGGCGAGACCCTCGGCATCGTGGGGGAGTCCGGCTGCGGAAAGTCGACCGTCGCCCGGATGCTCGTCCATCTGGAACAGCCGACGGCCGGCTCGATCAAGTACAAGGGCGAGGACATCACCAAGCTGTCCGGCCGTGCGCTGAAGGCCGTACGCCGGAACATCCAGATGGTGTTCCAGGACCCGTACACCTCGCTGAACCCCCGGATGACGGTCGGCGACATCATCGGGGAGCCCTACGAGATCCACCCCGAGGTGGCACCCAAGAGCGACCGGCGCCGCAAGGTACAGGACCTGCTCGATGTCGTCGGCCTCAACCCGGAGTACATCAACCGCTACCCGCACCAGTTCTCCGGCGGTCAACGCCAGCGCATCGGCATCGCCCGCGGCCTCGCGCTCAACCCGGAGATCATCGTCGCCGACGAGCCGGTCTCCGCGCTCGACGTCTCCGTGCAGGCCCAGGTCATCAACCTGCTCGACCGGCTGCAGGCGGAGTTCAACCTGAGTTACGTCTTCATCGCGCACGACCTGTCCATCGTCCGGCACATCTCCGACCGGGTCGGCGTGATGTATCTGGGCCGATTCGCCGAGATCGGTACGGACGAGCAGATCTACGACCACCCCACGCACCCGTACACCCAGGCGCTGCTGTCGGCGGTGCCGGTGCCCGACCCGATGGCGCGCGAGCACCGGGAGCGGATCATCCTGCACGGCGACGTGCCGTCGCCGGCCAACCCGCCGTCCGGCTGCCGCTTCCGCACCCGCTGCTGGAAGGCCCAGGAGCGGTGCGCACTGGAGGTGCCGCTGCTCGCGGTCCCCGCGGTCTTCCGGCTGACGGACACCCCGGCCCATCACGACTCGGCGTGCCACTTCGCCGAGGAGAAGCAGGTGGTGCCGCCTGCCGAGGAGCCCGCCGACGAGCCCGCCGAGGAGCTGGATGGGCCGGGGGAGGGGCCCGAAGAGCCCGAAGAGCCGGGGGAGCCCGGCACCGGCCCCCGCATTCGTTAA
- a CDS encoding ABC transporter permease: MFRFLIRRAIGALVILLIISAITFVLFYVAPRDPARVACGKVCTPETLALVKRNLGISDPLPVQYWHWLRAVFVGRDYTSFGHCPAPCLGYSFHNREPVLGTIIDRFPTTLSLSVGSAVIFVIFGVGTGMLAAVRQGKAVDKVASSASLIFSSMQIYIVGVVAMYYLADQWHILSRPKDVPFTEDPAGWFQGLLLPWFVLALIFTANYTRMARSQLVETLSEDYVRTARAKGLSRRTVFFRFAWRGAMGPIVTIFGLDLGLLLGGAIITEKTFGLHGIGALSIKAVLDNDLPLLLGVVLVAAAAIVVFNIIVDAVYALIDPRVRLA; encoded by the coding sequence ATGTTCCGCTTCCTCATCCGCCGGGCAATCGGCGCACTGGTCATCCTGCTGATCATCAGTGCCATCACTTTCGTCCTCTTCTACGTCGCACCCCGCGACCCGGCCCGCGTTGCCTGCGGCAAGGTGTGCACACCCGAGACGCTGGCACTGGTAAAGCGCAACCTCGGCATCTCGGATCCGCTGCCCGTGCAGTACTGGCACTGGCTGCGAGCCGTCTTCGTCGGCCGGGACTACACCTCCTTCGGACACTGCCCCGCGCCGTGCCTCGGGTACTCCTTCCACAACCGTGAGCCGGTCCTGGGCACGATCATCGACCGCTTCCCGACGACCCTCTCCCTCTCGGTGGGCAGCGCCGTCATCTTCGTGATCTTCGGTGTGGGCACCGGCATGCTGGCCGCGGTCCGGCAGGGCAAAGCGGTCGACAAGGTGGCCTCCTCCGCCTCCCTCATCTTCTCCTCGATGCAGATCTACATCGTCGGTGTCGTCGCCATGTACTACCTGGCGGACCAGTGGCACATCCTCAGCCGTCCCAAGGACGTCCCGTTCACCGAGGACCCGGCCGGCTGGTTCCAGGGGCTGCTGCTGCCGTGGTTCGTACTGGCACTCATCTTCACCGCCAACTACACACGCATGGCCCGCTCCCAGCTCGTCGAGACGCTGAGCGAGGACTACGTGCGCACGGCACGCGCCAAGGGCCTGTCCCGGCGCACCGTCTTCTTCCGGTTCGCCTGGCGGGGCGCCATGGGGCCGATCGTCACCATCTTCGGACTGGACCTCGGCCTGCTCCTCGGCGGCGCGATCATCACCGAGAAGACCTTCGGACTGCACGGCATCGGCGCACTCTCCATCAAGGCCGTGCTCGACAACGACCTGCCGCTGCTGCTCGGCGTCGTCCTGGTCGCGGCGGCAGCGATCGTCGTCTTCAACATCATCGTCGACGCCGTCTACGCCCTCATCGATCCACGCGTCCGCCTCGCCTAG
- a CDS encoding ABC transporter permease, with protein MPEQTPDEAISPGGAGAAMDLAMAQGETLEKTPGGPEGTGPAEKPRSLWSDAWRDLRRNPVFIISSLIILFLVIISIWPSLIADQDPLNCDLGKAQEGSQPGHPFGFDGQGCDVYTRTVYGARTSVTVGVCSTVGVSILGGILGGLAGFFGGWWDSFLSRITDIFFGIPVVLGGLVFLSVVTSSTVWPVIGFIVLLGWPQIARIARGSVITAKQNDYVQAARALGASNSRMMVRHIAPNAVAPVIVVATIALGTYISLEATLSFLGVGLKPPAVSWGIDISAASQYIRNAPHMLLWPAGALAITVLAFIMLGDAVRDALDPKLR; from the coding sequence ATGCCTGAGCAGACGCCGGACGAAGCGATCTCCCCGGGCGGGGCAGGAGCGGCCATGGATCTCGCCATGGCGCAAGGGGAGACGCTGGAGAAGACACCGGGCGGCCCCGAGGGCACCGGACCGGCCGAGAAGCCCCGCAGTCTCTGGTCCGACGCCTGGCGCGACCTGCGCCGCAACCCGGTTTTCATCATCTCCTCCCTGATCATCCTCTTCCTGGTGATCATCTCGATCTGGCCGTCGCTGATCGCGGACCAGGACCCTCTCAACTGCGACCTGGGCAAGGCTCAGGAGGGCTCCCAGCCCGGCCACCCGTTCGGCTTCGACGGTCAGGGCTGCGACGTCTACACCCGTACCGTCTACGGGGCCAGGACATCGGTCACCGTGGGCGTCTGCTCCACCGTCGGAGTCTCGATCCTCGGCGGCATCCTGGGCGGGCTGGCCGGCTTCTTCGGAGGCTGGTGGGACTCGTTCCTCTCCCGTATCACAGACATCTTCTTCGGCATCCCGGTCGTCCTGGGCGGCCTGGTCTTCCTCTCCGTGGTGACCAGCTCGACCGTCTGGCCGGTGATCGGATTCATCGTGCTGCTGGGCTGGCCGCAGATCGCCCGTATCGCCCGGGGTTCGGTCATCACCGCCAAGCAGAACGACTACGTCCAGGCGGCCCGCGCGCTCGGCGCCTCCAACTCCCGGATGATGGTCCGCCACATCGCCCCCAACGCGGTCGCCCCCGTGATCGTCGTCGCGACCATCGCCCTGGGCACGTACATCTCCCTGGAGGCGACGCTCTCGTTCCTCGGCGTCGGTCTGAAACCGCCGGCAGTCTCCTGGGGCATCGACATCTCGGCCGCCTCCCAGTACATCCGCAACGCCCCGCACATGCTGCTCTGGCCCGCCGGAGCGCTGGCGATCACCGTGCTCGCGTTCATCATGCTCGGCGACGCGGTGCGCGACGCCCTCGACCCCAAGCTGCGCTGA
- a CDS encoding ABC transporter ATP-binding protein: MVKAVDGLSFDVERGRTLGIVGESGSGKSVTNLTILGLHHPDHTEIEGEILLDGQDLLTASERELERLRGNKMAMIFQDALASLSPYHSVGKQISETYRKHTGASKRESRARAIEMLTKVGIPQPDLRVDDYPHQFSGGMRQRAMIAMALVCNPELLIADEPTTALDVTVQAQIIDLLKELQQETGTSIIFITHDLGVIADIADDVLVMYGGRCVERGTKKEVLRAPQHPYTWGLLGSMPTLEGPVDVPLSPIPGTPPSLLNPPTGCRFHPRCSFTEQVGGARCATDQPPLELLAGRGAACHLTAEQRTEFFTDFAGTRPN, translated from the coding sequence ATGGTCAAGGCCGTCGACGGGCTGTCGTTCGACGTCGAACGGGGCCGCACGCTCGGCATCGTCGGCGAGTCCGGTTCCGGCAAGTCCGTCACCAACCTGACGATCCTCGGCCTGCACCACCCCGACCACACCGAGATCGAGGGGGAGATCCTGCTCGACGGGCAGGACCTGCTCACCGCCTCGGAGCGGGAGCTGGAGCGGCTGCGCGGCAACAAGATGGCCATGATCTTCCAGGACGCGCTGGCCTCCCTCTCGCCGTACCACAGCGTCGGGAAGCAGATCTCCGAGACGTACCGCAAGCACACCGGCGCCTCCAAGCGGGAGAGCCGGGCCCGGGCGATCGAGATGCTCACCAAGGTGGGCATCCCGCAGCCCGATCTGCGGGTCGACGACTATCCGCACCAGTTCTCCGGCGGTATGCGCCAGCGCGCGATGATCGCCATGGCGCTGGTCTGCAACCCGGAGCTGCTGATCGCCGACGAGCCGACCACCGCGCTGGACGTCACCGTGCAGGCCCAGATCATCGACCTGCTCAAGGAGCTCCAGCAGGAGACCGGCACCTCGATCATCTTCATCACCCACGACCTCGGCGTCATCGCCGACATCGCGGACGACGTGCTGGTGATGTACGGCGGGCGGTGTGTGGAGCGCGGCACCAAGAAGGAGGTGCTGCGGGCTCCCCAGCACCCGTACACCTGGGGCCTGCTGGGGTCCATGCCGACCCTCGAGGGACCGGTCGACGTACCGCTGTCGCCGATCCCCGGCACCCCTCCGAGCCTCCTCAACCCGCCGACCGGCTGCCGGTTCCACCCGCGGTGCTCGTTCACCGAGCAGGTCGGCGGCGCGCGCTGCGCGACCGACCAGCCGCCGCTGGAGCTGCTGGCCGGACGCGGGGCCGCCTGCCACCTCACCGCGGAGCAGCGCACCGAGTTCTTCACCGACTTCGCCGGCACCCGGCCCAACTGA
- a CDS encoding peptide ABC transporter substrate-binding protein, whose protein sequence is MRGATQAKWAACAVTVALVATACGGGGGGGGGGGGGGANGIVSSSWGDPQNPLEPANTNEVQGGKVLDMVFRGLKKYDPKTGAATNMLAQKIATTDSQNFTITVKDGWTFSNGEKITAKSFVDAWNYGALLKNNQKNAYFFGYIDGYDKVHPDTGSAGAAKLSGLKIVDPMTFTVKLSQKFSLWPDTLGYPAFAPLPQSFFTDHAGWLAKPVGNGPYTIDKYTKGSSMSLRKWDKYPGDDKAQNGGIDLKVYTDNNTAYTDLIAGNLDLVDDVPASQLKNVKADLGDRYINTPAGIIQTLAFPFYDKKWDTPGGIKVRQGLSMAINRDQITDQIFQKTRTPASDWTSPVLGADGGFKEGLCGAPCEYNAADAKKLIQEGGGIPGGQLKISYNADTGSHKEWVDAVCNSINKAMGNNKACVGSPVGTFADFRSQVSQQKLTGAWRAGWQMDYPLIQNFLQPLYYTNASSNDGKWSNKKFDSLVDKANAESDKAKAVSTFQDAEKVLAEQMPVIPLWYQNGSAGYSERITNVALNQFSVPVYEQIKVK, encoded by the coding sequence ATGCGCGGAGCCACACAGGCCAAGTGGGCCGCATGTGCCGTGACCGTCGCCCTGGTGGCGACGGCCTGCGGTGGCGGCGGCGGGGGCGGCGGCGGTGGTGGCGGTGGCGGCGCCAATGGGATCGTCAGCTCCTCGTGGGGTGACCCGCAGAACCCGCTGGAGCCCGCCAATACCAACGAGGTGCAGGGCGGGAAGGTCCTCGACATGGTCTTCCGAGGGCTGAAGAAGTACGACCCGAAGACGGGTGCGGCGACGAACATGCTCGCCCAGAAGATCGCGACCACCGACTCGCAGAACTTCACCATCACGGTGAAGGACGGCTGGACCTTCAGCAACGGCGAGAAGATCACCGCGAAGTCCTTCGTGGACGCCTGGAACTACGGCGCCCTGCTGAAGAACAATCAGAAGAACGCCTACTTCTTCGGATACATCGACGGTTACGACAAGGTCCACCCCGACACCGGCAGTGCCGGCGCGGCGAAGCTCTCCGGCCTCAAGATCGTCGACCCGATGACCTTCACGGTGAAGCTGTCGCAGAAGTTCTCGCTCTGGCCCGACACCCTCGGCTACCCGGCCTTCGCCCCACTGCCGCAGAGCTTCTTCACCGACCATGCGGGCTGGCTCGCCAAGCCCGTCGGCAACGGTCCGTACACCATCGACAAGTACACCAAGGGCTCCTCGATGAGCCTGCGCAAGTGGGACAAGTACCCCGGTGACGACAAGGCGCAGAACGGCGGCATCGACCTCAAGGTCTACACCGACAACAACACCGCCTACACCGATCTGATCGCGGGCAACCTCGACCTCGTCGACGACGTACCGGCCTCGCAGCTGAAGAACGTCAAGGCGGACCTCGGCGACCGGTACATCAACACCCCGGCCGGCATCATCCAGACCCTCGCCTTCCCCTTCTACGACAAGAAGTGGGACACCCCCGGCGGCATCAAGGTCCGCCAGGGCCTGTCGATGGCGATCAACCGCGACCAGATCACCGACCAGATCTTCCAGAAGACCCGCACTCCCGCCTCCGACTGGACGTCCCCGGTCCTCGGCGCGGACGGCGGGTTCAAGGAGGGGCTGTGCGGGGCCCCGTGCGAGTACAACGCGGCGGACGCCAAGAAGCTGATCCAGGAGGGCGGCGGCATCCCCGGCGGCCAGCTGAAGATCTCGTACAACGCGGACACCGGCTCGCACAAGGAGTGGGTCGACGCCGTCTGCAACAGCATCAACAAGGCGATGGGGAACAACAAGGCCTGTGTCGGCTCCCCGGTCGGAACGTTCGCCGACTTCCGCAGCCAGGTCTCCCAGCAGAAGCTCACCGGCGCCTGGCGCGCGGGCTGGCAGATGGACTACCCGCTGATCCAGAACTTCCTGCAGCCCCTCTACTACACCAACGCCTCGTCAAACGACGGCAAGTGGAGCAACAAGAAGTTCGATTCCCTGGTCGACAAGGCCAACGCCGAGTCGGACAAGGCCAAGGCCGTCTCCACCTTCCAGGACGCGGAGAAAGTCCTTGCCGAGCAGATGCCCGTGATCCCGCTCTGGTACCAGAACGGCAGCGCCGGCTACTCGGAGCGGATCACCAACGTCGCGCTGAACCAGTTCAGCGTCCCGGTGTACGAGCAGATCAAGGTCAAGTAA
- a CDS encoding ABC transporter substrate-binding protein encodes MSLSRRNFVIATSVAAGGSMVLSACSSGSTAGKGNKGGGHGGADKYTGAVVVGTKEDSTGPAPEVEGAKKGGTIRGIGPDDFSHLDPQRIYFSWNSAVGDLFIRCLTGYKIAPDGSMKLVGDLATDAGTIGDGGKTWTFTLKDGLKWEDGKELTVEDVRHGIERGFASFTTEGATYAQTALTGSTDFRSKYKGPFSGKHLDSVATDAAAKTITFKLAEARPDFNFTLAMSSYGAVPVKGDSKERYDKDPVSCGPYRIKSHAVDKSMTLVRNPNWDPNTDSIRTAYPDSFVYEFGPESLPATDRMIADDGDDQYAIMAYSGVPAERIQKVLTDPELKKRTFNGLLTGIYYYAINTKRITDLKVRQALIHAWPLEQIRKIYGGPSAGDYATSILSPDILGYAHDDVYGKLKKPQGDPEAAKKLLKEAGKEGQKVVYAFPQSNTYDKTKVVIENALKAAGFDPVIKPLDSTSYYDQVQQIDNKFDVMWFGWSPDWPTGYTLVQPLFDGGTIANGSNNISQLKVDWVDAAIKKNVTIADPAAAGKAWAALDKRIMTEEAPIIPETFQRRFYLYGSKVGGAMFHPLWSSAVFYKLFVKA; translated from the coding sequence ATGTCCCTTTCCCGCAGAAACTTCGTCATCGCCACGTCGGTCGCGGCCGGTGGCTCGATGGTCCTCTCCGCCTGCAGCAGCGGCAGCACGGCCGGCAAGGGCAACAAGGGTGGCGGGCACGGCGGCGCCGACAAGTACACCGGCGCCGTCGTCGTCGGCACCAAGGAGGACTCCACCGGTCCCGCACCCGAGGTCGAGGGGGCGAAGAAGGGTGGCACGATCCGCGGCATCGGCCCGGACGACTTCTCCCACCTCGACCCGCAGCGCATCTACTTCTCGTGGAACTCCGCAGTCGGTGACCTCTTCATCCGCTGCCTGACCGGCTACAAGATCGCGCCTGACGGCTCGATGAAGCTCGTCGGTGACCTCGCCACCGACGCCGGCACCATCGGCGACGGCGGAAAGACCTGGACCTTCACGCTGAAGGACGGTCTGAAGTGGGAGGACGGCAAGGAGCTCACCGTCGAGGACGTCCGCCACGGCATCGAGCGCGGCTTCGCCAGCTTCACCACCGAGGGCGCCACCTACGCCCAGACCGCGCTGACGGGCAGCACCGACTTCCGGTCGAAGTACAAGGGCCCGTTCAGCGGCAAGCACCTCGACTCGGTCGCCACCGACGCCGCGGCGAAGACCATCACCTTCAAGCTCGCCGAGGCCCGTCCGGACTTCAACTTCACCCTCGCGATGAGCTCCTACGGCGCCGTCCCGGTCAAGGGCGACAGCAAGGAGCGGTACGACAAGGACCCGGTCTCCTGCGGTCCGTACCGCATCAAGAGCCACGCCGTCGACAAGTCGATGACGCTGGTGCGCAACCCGAACTGGGACCCGAACACGGACTCGATCCGCACCGCCTACCCGGACAGCTTCGTGTACGAGTTCGGTCCGGAATCGCTCCCGGCGACGGACCGTATGATCGCCGACGACGGCGACGACCAGTACGCGATCATGGCGTACAGCGGTGTCCCGGCCGAGCGCATCCAGAAGGTCCTCACCGACCCCGAGCTGAAGAAGCGCACCTTCAACGGCCTGCTGACCGGCATCTACTACTACGCCATCAACACCAAGCGGATCACCGACCTGAAGGTGCGTCAGGCGCTCATCCACGCCTGGCCGCTGGAGCAGATCCGCAAGATCTACGGTGGCCCGTCGGCCGGTGACTACGCGACGTCCATCCTCAGCCCGGACATCCTCGGCTACGCCCATGACGACGTCTACGGCAAGCTGAAGAAGCCGCAGGGCGACCCCGAGGCGGCCAAGAAGCTGCTGAAGGAGGCGGGCAAGGAGGGCCAGAAGGTCGTCTACGCCTTCCCGCAGAGCAACACCTACGACAAGACCAAGGTCGTCATCGAGAACGCGCTCAAGGCGGCGGGCTTCGACCCGGTCATCAAGCCGCTGGACTCGACCAGCTACTACGACCAGGTCCAGCAGATCGACAACAAGTTCGACGTGATGTGGTTCGGCTGGTCCCCGGACTGGCCGACCGGCTACACCCTGGTGCAGCCGCTGTTCGACGGCGGCACCATCGCCAACGGCTCCAACAACATCTCGCAGCTGAAGGTCGACTGGGTCGACGCGGCGATCAAGAAGAACGTCACCATCGCCGACCCGGCCGCGGCCGGCAAGGCCTGGGCCGCGCTGGACAAGCGGATCATGACGGAGGAGGCGCCGATCATCCCCGAGACGTTCCAGCGCCGCTTCTATCTGTACGGCTCGAAGGTCGGCGGCGCCATGTTCCACCCGCTGTGGTCCTCGGCCGTCTTCTACAAGCTGTTCGTGAAGGCCTGA